The region CTTTTGACTTTACCTTTTTTAAAAGTCCTTTCAAAAGTGTTCTATCAGGTTCAATAAAAACTAAAAACTTATTTTCAGCTAAATTCTTTCTGATCTCTTCAACTTATTTTCCTTTACTTTAATACCAATTTTCTATTTGTAAATTTTTGACTCTCTCAAATTCTCGAATGTTTCGAGTGATTAAAATCAAACTGTTTGCACGAGAGCAACCAGCAATAAGATTATCAATTGCCCCTATTGGAGTTCCTGCCTTTTCAAGTTCAGCACGAATTTTAGCTGACTCTTTCGCCTCTTTTTGACCGAAATCGATAGCTTGAATTTGAGACAAAAAAGTTTTTAATTGCTCTTTTCTTTTGTACGGATTTGATGATTTGTTAATTCCAACCTCTAATTCATAAATGACAATTGAGGGAATAAAAATATCTTTTGGAGATTTTTGAAAGAGATTTTTTGCAACTTCACCATCTCCTTTAAAAAAATAGATCACTGTGTTTGTGTCAAGAAGATACATTAAAACTCCTCTCGTTTTGTATCTTCCACTTCACTTTTTCGTATCTCTTCTAAATCTGGGAAAGTTCTCCAACTGCCTGAAAGATTCTGGATTTCGCTTGACCACTCTGAACTCACTCGCTCTTCTAAAATAGAAGCAATAAATTTGCTGATAGATAAATTCATTGAAGAGGCAACCTCTTTAACTTTTTCTTCTAAAGAGCTGTTCATATAAATTGTAATTTGTGCCATTTAGATACTCCTAATTGCGATTGTACTTACAATTATATCAACACAAATTTATTTGTCAATCTCATTTTTTACAAAAAGCAAGTTTTTATAAATCGACTTTAAATCCTCTATTTTACTGCTATCAAAATTTTCAGAAACAAAATATCGATAGCTATCTTTCTCAACTTTTTCCAAAATCACAAAATTCCAAATCGAACCAACAATAAATGCACCTCGTATATTTTCAACATTTGAGATTTCCAAACCTGCGATAAGTTCAGAAACTAATTGAGGTTCTGGGTCTGAATTTGTTTTCTCTTTTTTGAACTCTTGAATAAAGAAGTATGGAATTTCACTCTCATATAATCCTTTGGCAACAACAAAATCAACTTCACCATTCAAAATAAATTTTTCATTTTCATACCGAATATTTTCGTTGTAAAAATCCCGATACTCTTTTTCCAAAGATTTAAAATTTACCCTGTGAAAAATGTGAGATAAAAAGTGAATTTTTAGATCCTCTTCATCGTAATATTTCAACAACCCTAAATTCTGCTCTATCAAATTTTCTAAAAATTCAATATCTTTATTTGACAAAGAGATTTCACTCTCAAACCAACTCGAAAATATATTTTTCTCTCGAACTCTTTTTAGATTTACCAAATTTTTTAAATCTCTAAATTTGATTCGGGAAAACGAGAAAGAGGGAATTTCTCCCTCCATTTCAACTCTCTTTTTTCTAAGCTCTTCGAGTTCTTCTAAAGTTATATTTTCTAAAAACTCTTTCAGACTCATGGCTATTCAAAGTCCATAAATGGGTTTTCAAAAACTTCATTTTTGAGTCGAACACCAGAAAATTTCTCTATATCTTCAGGCTCATATTTTGAAGCCGATTTTGTTCGATTTTTTGACCATTTTCGTAAAGTTCTGATTCTCTCCTCCATTGTTCGCGAAAGTGGAAAAACTTTTTCAGCAACTTCGATGAGGTCTCGGGTTTTTAAAATATTCTTCTCTTTTGAGAGTGGGTCATAGATGTTAAAAAGAGCTTCATGAACAAGTTCGTCAAGTTCAGCACCAGAAAAACCTTTTGTAAAATTAGCGACCTCA is a window of Thiovulum sp. ES DNA encoding:
- a CDS encoding putative nucleic acid-binding protein, contains PIN domain (PFAM: PIN domain), with product MYLLDTNTVIYFFKGDGEVAKNLFQKSPKDIFIPSIVIYELEVGINKSSNPYKRKEQLKTFLSQIQAIDFGQKEAKESAKIRAELEKAGTPIGAIDNLIAGCSRANSLILITRNIREFERVKNLQIENWY